The sequence AAGATCACCGGACGGGTGGGGCGACGCTGCCGGCAGGCGGCCTTGAGAGCATCGGCGACCAGATCGGTCCGCAGGTGATCGGCTGTCGCCCAGCCCACCACCCGGCGCGAGGCGATGTCGATGACAGTGGCCAGGTAGAGCCAGCCCTCCTCGGTCGGGATGTACGTGATGTCGCCGCACCAGCGAGCGTCGAGGGCCGCTGCGTCGGGCCGGAAGTCCCGGACAACGAGGTCGGGCCGCACGGCAGCTCGTGGATCGGGGATCGTGGTCGGGTGCCGCCGTCTGCGGTGCCGGCCCTGCAGCCCGGCGGCCCGCATCAGCCGGGCGACGCGGCGACGGCCGCATCTGGAGCCCTCACGCTTCAGTGCGGCGTGGATGCGTGGGGAGCCGTAGGTGCCGCGCGAGTGCTCATGGACTTGCGTGATCTGTTCGGTCAGCTCGGCGTCGCGGGCTGCCCGCGGGCCGGGAGTACCGGTGCGGCGGGCGTAGAAGGCGGTTCTGGAGACCCTCAGCAGTTCACACGCTCGTTTGACGTTGTGGCCGCTCTGCTTCTCCGCCTCGATGAACGGGTGCACCGTCACCGGGTCTCCTTCGCGAAGAAAGCCGTGGCTCGCTTGAGGATGTCGACGTCCTCGCGCAGTCGGCGGTTCTCTCGCCGCAGCGCGGCCAGTTCCTCGCGTTCGCTGCTGGTCAGGCCTTCGCGCTCGCCCGCGTCGACCTCGGCCTGGCTGACCCACAGCCGTACTGCCGTCTCGGTCAGATCGAAGTCCTTGGCGATCTGACCGGCCGAGCGGTCACCGCGCCGGCACAGCTCGACGATCTCCGCCTTGAACTCCGGCGTGAACGAACGGCGAGGGCGAGGCTTCTTCTTCCCCATGCTCTCCATGATGGACATCCTCCCGGGGCAGAACCCCTGATCTCTGATGTCCGTCAAAGCGGATCAAGCCCAGATGTAGCCTGTCTGCCACTAACTGGCACGCATGCATGTATCAAGGAGGAGCGATGTTCGACCTCATCGTCATCGCGCACGTCCCCAAGGCCGAAGACATCACTCCGGTCGCTGACGCCCTGGCCCGAATGCGCCCGCTGTGCCTTGCCGAGGACGGCTGCGTCAGTTGGGAGGCTTACCACTCGCACGAGGATCCGGCACGCTTCGTCCTGGTCGAGCGCTGGGCGACTCGGGAGCGCTGGGAGACCCACGATGCCGGCGAAGCCATCCAGAAGATCTACGTGCCCGAGATCATGCCGCGCATCGAGCGTGAGGTGCACCCGAGCACTCCGGTACGACTCTGAAGCCAGGGGCTGCCTTGAGCCGTGAACAAGCTGTTCGACGACTCTTCCGGCGTGCGTTCGGCGGCTGGTAGGAGCAAGTCTGGCATGATGCGGCCCCTTAACTCATGGCCGGTGAGGGAGAGTTGAGGGAGTTGTCGAGCTGTTCGGGCCGGGAGGCATGGCCTGGCCTGGCCCCACCAGCAGGCCCGGCCGGCCCGTATCCGGAGCATCTGCGGGAGCAGAAGGCGCGCAGTCGGGTGTGTTTTCATGAGCGGCGCCGTGCGACTCAGACCTCGGGAAGGGATGGATCGGGTGTCCAGGGGTTTGGTGCGCTGATGGACCAGCGTTCGTGGTCTCGCCAGTCCCCGTCGATGTAGAGGTAGGCGGGCGACACCCCTTCGTAGCGGAATCCCAGCCGCTGGACCAAGGCCAGGGACGCTTTGTTCGCCGGCTGAATGCTGGCCTCCAGCCGGTGGAGCCGCAGGTCGGTAAAGGCGTGCTGCAGGGTGGCAGCGAGCCCTTCGGTCATGTACCCGTGCCCTGCGGACGGGGCGAAGGCCGCATAGCCGAGGGACGCGCCCTGGTACCGGCCCCGGATGATCGAGTTGATGTTGACCGTGCCGGCGGCTGCGCCGGTCTCCCGGACACGGACCAGAAAGCCCAGGTTGCTGCCGTCGTCAAAGCGGCGCATCCAGACCTGGAACTCCTCCGCGGTCGCGGGTAGCTGCATCCATGGCAGGTGCAGCTCGGAGCTGGCCTGCACGAGCGAGCAGAACTCGTCTTGATCGGAGAGGGTGAGCGGGCGTAGTTCGACCCGTGACGGCATCTTGAGCATGGACCAACGTTAGGACCTGTGAGCAGTGGGTCACCCGAGGGATCTACTACTGGGACGATCTTGGCGTGGGTCGTGATGATTTGACCGGCGCGCAGTGGCCGGTGCCGGAGCCGTTGATGTCGGTCGGGAACAAGCGGGGTCGGCCACCGAAGTGGACGAAACAGCAGCTCATCAATGGGGTCCGGGGGCGGACCGGGGATCCGTGGCGGGACGTGCCCGAGCGGTACGGCAAGTGGGAAACCGTGTACGGGTTGTTGCCGCCGGCAACAACGATGGAACCTGGGCGCGGATCGTGACCGATCTGCAGGCCCGGGCCGACACCGAGGGCCTGATCACCTGGGATGTCTCGGTCGACTCGACCATCTCCCGTGCACATCAGCACGCCGCCAGTGCGCGGAAAAGGCGGGACGAGCAGAAAGAACGCCGGGCGGCGGGGCGACTCACCGCGGTTCACACCGGTGCTGGCGAGCATCCGGGTGCCTCGGCCTGGTGGCGGCCGTTCGCGTACCCGGCCGGGCCGGTACGGGCGGACAACCCCACTCCTCGCACGCCAACCGTGCCTACGTGCAGACGCGGCATCCGGCACACCATCCCGAAGAAGAAAGACCACAAGGCTGCCCGCCTGCACAGGAGTTCACGCGGCGGACTGCCTCCGGGCTTTGACGAGGTCCGCGACAAAGAGCGCAACACGGTGGAGCGAGCCATTGGCAAGCTCAAGCCGTTCAGAGCCGTCGCCACGCGATAGGACAAGCGAGGGTGCGTCTACCTCGGCACCATCGCCGCCGCTCTCTTCATCGGGATCCGCTCGTGACAGGCCTCTATGAGAGGGAAGCACCACTACCCATAACCGGGCGTGCTGCGCGCAGATTCCCGTTTTCGCTGTGACATTCCCCCAACCCTGGGCGCCTTCTCAACATGGCTCTCACCTGGGCATACTCCACGCCTGCCACGTCTCAAACACGCCCGGTGCGGCGGTTAGTGGGAGGGCGCCTCCGTGATCGCTCAGCCTCAATGATCGGCTCACACCCTCGCTGTCCTCGCCACAAGGCCATGTGGCACATCGGCTTCACATGCACATCTCTGATCTCGGCAAGGCACGGAACAGCACGGCACGATCGACAGACATTGGAGTACAGGGTGACTCAAGCCCCCACCACGTCAACCGACAGCGTCTCTGGGGAAATCGGTGACGCACGCCCCTGGCTGGTACGGCTAGGGCTGCTGCTGGAGTCCGGACCTCAACGGGAACTGGCTCTCGCCGGCTTCGTCAACCAGCTCGGCACCGCGGCCTTCCTGGCGACCGTGCCGCTGTACGCCCTGCGGGTGATCCATCTGTCCATCGGGCAAGTCGGCCTCGGCCTCAGTGTCGCGGGGGTGGTCGGTCTGATCGCCGGCATCCCGGTAGGTCATCTCGCCGACCGCCGCGGCCCGAAGGCCATCTTTCTGATCACTCTGTTGATCCAGGCCCTTTCCATGACGTCGTTGCTGTTCGCCGACTCGTTATGGCCGTTCGTCCTCGCTGTGGCCGTGACGGACCTCGCCGGCTCGTCCGGCGGTGCGGCACGTGGCCCGATGATCCGCCGCTTCGGCGGTGACGAGGTACCGAAGTTCCGCTCCTACCTGAGATCGGTGGCCATGCTCGCCAGCACATTCGGCGCGCTGGCGGCCGGTGCGGTGGTACAGATCGGCAGCGACTTCGCCTACCGCGCCCTCATCTTCGCCAACGCGCTGACATTCATCGGCAGTGCCGCCGTCCTGGTCAAGCTGCCGAAGCTCGAACCCCTGCCGTCCCCGCGCAAGGAGGACCGGTGGATCGCGCTCAAGGACAAGCCGTACGTGGTTTTCGTCGTGCTCGATGGCATCATGTGGATCCAGAGCGAGGTGCTGTCGTTCGCCCTGCCACTGTGGGTGGTCCTGCACACGGACGCACCACGGTGGTTCGCCGGTCTGGCGATCGCCGTCAACACCGTGATGGTGGTGTTCCTGCAGATCCGGACCAGTCACGGGATCAAGGGCGGCACGGTCGCCGGCCGGGCCATCCGCCGCGCAGGGCTGGCGTTCCTGATCGGCATGGCGGTCATCGCCGCAGCCTCCGGAGTACCCGGCTGGGTCGCGGTGACGATCATGATGGTCGGCGTCGCCATTCACACGGTGGGCTCACTGTGGCATGCGGCCGGATCGCTGGAGCTGCGGTTCCGGCTGGCTCCCGCACACGCCCAGGGCCAGTACTCCGGAGTGTTCGGCATGGGCATGGGCCTGTGCTACGTCGTCGCACCGAGCCTGCTGGGCCTGCTCTGTGTGACCTGGGGGGCGCCCGGCTGGCTCGTGATGGGTGGTGTGTTCGTCGCAGCTGGTCTCGCCATGCCGTACGTGATCCAGTGGGCGGGCCGCAGCCGCGAGATAGTGGGCATCGCTGACTGAGCTGCCGCGCAGGACCCGGAAATCCCTCGATTCGATCGGTCACGCATCACGCTGGCGTCGACTGTCCCGGATCGCCCTGGAGTAGAAGCAGGAGTGACTCTCGATCGGGGAGGCAGGGCCTAGTCATTCCTCGTCCTCGAAACTCCAGCGGAGGGCGACTTGTGCGGCGGGAGCAAGTGCACGCACGGTGTCGTGAGTCCCCTGTTCGATCTGGTCGGACCAGCGGCCAAAGCCGGACACAATGGCACTCCCCCGTGAGCAGTCCGTCATGAAAGGCTGATCGGCATGGTCGGGCCGTCCGAGAACCCAGAGCTCTGGGCGTTTCTGAAATCACTGCGTTACGGCGACATCCTTCGGGGCACCGTCGCTGCGATCGAACCGTTCGGTGTGTTCGTGGCACTGGACGACGGACCTGACCACCCGGTCTTCCCCGGCGTCGGGTTCATCGGGATACCCGAACTGTCCTGGCGACGCTTCGAAGCGGCCTCGGATGTCGTTCGGGTCGGACAGCGCGTTTCGTGTGCGTTCCTCCAATTCGACACATGGAACGCAGAGGCCAGGCTGTCCTTGCGAGCGACGCAGCCTGACCCCTTCCAGATATTCGCCGACGGCATTGCCGTGGGCCAGGAACTACAGGGACGGGTCACCAAACTGGTGCCGTTCGGCGTCTTCGTTCAGGTCGCCGAGGCAATCGAGGGGCTTGTCCACCTGCGAGAGCTCACCTGCACCCCCGTGGATGCTCCAGAGGATGTCGTCCAAGTCGGTGAGGACGTTACGGTCGTCGTCACGGAGATCGACCGAGAATGCCGCAGACTGTTCCTGTCCCGGCGACAGAGTCCATCCGGCCTCCGGTGACGCCACCCTGCTGCCTTGGTCAGCCATCGGTCTGCACTCAGGAATCAGGGCTCCGGACTCCGGACTCCGGACTCCGGACTCCGCCGGAGAACCTCGGTTTTCGCGGGCCCCGGATGGAGGTGAGACGGGCGGAGAGCCTGGCACGCACGGCGATGGCCCGGCGCTCATAAGGATACGTCGGGGTGGAGGCGTCCGATGGTCCACACCCGTTGGCGTCGTACGGCGAGGGCGGTTATGGCGAGGAAGCCGGCCGTGAAGAGGAAGAGGACGACGAAGTCGCGCAGCAGGTTGGCGGTGAGTCCGCCCGATACGGTGACCCGCAATCCGTCGACCAGGTAGGTCATCGGGAGCAGCGGGTTCAGCACCTGGAAGAAGGCCGGCTCGGTGGGCAGCGGATAGAGTCCGCCGGAGGCCGTGAGCTGGAGGATGAGCAGGACCAGCGACAGGACATCGCCCGGCACCCCGAAGACGGTCCGCAGGCAGTGATCGACGGCGACGAAGGCCGCTGCCGCGGTGACCAGGAGCGCAATCATCGCGAAGGGGTGGACAGGACTGAGCCCGAGGGTGAGGTCGACGACCCCGTAGAGCACCAGGGCCCCCACGGCGCCGAGCACCGCCGCCGGAAGCCATCCCGCGACAGCGGTGGTGAACGCACCGACCCGGCCGGCCAGGGCACGGGTATTGAGCGGGCGCAGCAACAGGTAGGCGAAGAGGCCGAACACCCATAGGGCGATGCCGAAGAAGAACGGGGCCAGGCCACGTCCGTAGACCCCCGCCGGGTGCAGGTTGCCGCGGTCGATGTGTACGGGCGTGCCCAGTACTTCGGCGGCGTGGGCGACCTGGTCGGGGCTGGTACGGGGAATCTTGTGCAGTCCCTGGTCCACGGTGCGGGAGACGTCGGAGGCGCCGTCGTGCGCCTGGTCTGCGGCGGAGCGCAGGGTTCCGGAGCCCTTTTCCAGGGTGCCCAGCCCGTCGACCAGGCCGCGCGCGCCATCGGCGGCGCTGTGGGAACCGGTGTCGACGAGGCGGAGCGGGGTGTGCAAGGCCAGGACATCACTCCGGAGTGAGCCGATGTCGCCCTGGAGGCGTTCGGCGTCGCGAAGGGCGCGGCGGGCGTTGTTCTCGGCGGCGGCGGCCCGGCCGTCGAGTTCGGTGGCGGTGGAATCCAGTTCGCGGGCGTGGCTGAGGGCGCCCCGGTAGGCGGGGTCGTTCCGTAGTTCGGGGTGGGAATCGGCGAGATCGGTGAGGTCGCCCACGGCGCGGGAAGTGCCGTTGCGGGTGGCGCCGGTGGCGGTGTGCACCGCGTCC is a genomic window of Streptomyces sp. Edi2 containing:
- a CDS encoding IS3 family transposase, which codes for MTVHPFIEAEKQSGHNVKRACELLRVSRTAFYARRTGTPGPRAARDAELTEQITQVHEHSRGTYGSPRIHAALKREGSRCGRRRVARLMRAAGLQGRHRRRRHPTTIPDPRAAVRPDLVVRDFRPDAAALDARWCGDITYIPTEEGWLYLATVIDIASRRVVGWATADHLRTDLVADALKAACRQRRPTRPVIFHSDRGCQYTSQQFASLADQFGIRLSVGRTGQCWDNALAESFFATIKRELLGTAAWPSRAAARTAIFDFIEGWYNLHRLHSSLGYRSPAEYETALAA
- a CDS encoding MFS transporter → MTQAPTTSTDSVSGEIGDARPWLVRLGLLLESGPQRELALAGFVNQLGTAAFLATVPLYALRVIHLSIGQVGLGLSVAGVVGLIAGIPVGHLADRRGPKAIFLITLLIQALSMTSLLFADSLWPFVLAVAVTDLAGSSGGAARGPMIRRFGGDEVPKFRSYLRSVAMLASTFGALAAGAVVQIGSDFAYRALIFANALTFIGSAAVLVKLPKLEPLPSPRKEDRWIALKDKPYVVFVVLDGIMWIQSEVLSFALPLWVVLHTDAPRWFAGLAIAVNTVMVVFLQIRTSHGIKGGTVAGRAIRRAGLAFLIGMAVIAAASGVPGWVAVTIMMVGVAIHTVGSLWHAAGSLELRFRLAPAHAQGQYSGVFGMGMGLCYVVAPSLLGLLCVTWGAPGWLVMGGVFVAAGLAMPYVIQWAGRSREIVGIAD
- a CDS encoding GNAT family N-acetyltransferase, producing MLKMPSRVELRPLTLSDQDEFCSLVQASSELHLPWMQLPATAEEFQVWMRRFDDGSNLGFLVRVRETGAAAGTVNINSIIRGRYQGASLGYAAFAPSAGHGYMTEGLAATLQHAFTDLRLHRLEASIQPANKASLALVQRLGFRYEGVSPAYLYIDGDWRDHERWSISAPNPWTPDPSLPEV
- a CDS encoding antibiotic biosynthesis monooxygenase — translated: MFDLIVIAHVPKAEDITPVADALARMRPLCLAEDGCVSWEAYHSHEDPARFVLVERWATRERWETHDAGEAIQKIYVPEIMPRIEREVHPSTPVRL
- a CDS encoding S1 RNA-binding domain-containing protein; translated protein: MVGPSENPELWAFLKSLRYGDILRGTVAAIEPFGVFVALDDGPDHPVFPGVGFIGIPELSWRRFEAASDVVRVGQRVSCAFLQFDTWNAEARLSLRATQPDPFQIFADGIAVGQELQGRVTKLVPFGVFVQVAEAIEGLVHLRELTCTPVDAPEDVVQVGEDVTVVVTEIDRECRRLFLSRRQSPSGLR
- a CDS encoding YhgE/Pip family protein is translated as MKAVKLALLELRRFRGPMRRLVPVLLCLVPLLYGAMYLWANWDPYGKTDRMPVAVVNQDHLAHAQQGRRVNAGDQLVQQLKASGTFDWHFVGPGEARDGLEHGRYFFTIAIPPDFSSKLATGADTRPQQAGIHIELNDAHNYIAGIMTEVVQNKLQEQVNSATHAAYVRSVYGELSDVRGKLATAADGAHRLVGATRVAQQGTSTVASATSTLHDGADGVSAGARQIARAAGQIDDLSGRLDRAAADRLPGAVSALVTTARLTTDGLDAVHTATGATRNGTSRAVGDLTDLADSHPELRNDPAYRGALSHARELDSTATELDGRAAAAENNARRALRDAERLQGDIGSLRSDVLALHTPLRLVDTGSHSAADGARGLVDGLGTLEKGSGTLRSAADQAHDGASDVSRTVDQGLHKIPRTSPDQVAHAAEVLGTPVHIDRGNLHPAGVYGRGLAPFFFGIALWVFGLFAYLLLRPLNTRALAGRVGAFTTAVAGWLPAAVLGAVGALVLYGVVDLTLGLSPVHPFAMIALLVTAAAAFVAVDHCLRTVFGVPGDVLSLVLLILQLTASGGLYPLPTEPAFFQVLNPLLPMTYLVDGLRVTVSGGLTANLLRDFVVLFLFTAGFLAITALAVRRQRVWTIGRLHPDVSL